A single window of Providencia alcalifaciens DNA harbors:
- the metI gene encoding methionine ABC transporter permease MetI, whose amino-acid sequence MSEGMISLLISGTIDTIIMTFVSAILGFILGIPTGVLLYVTRRGQVMENTVLYSVISAVVNVFRSIPFIILLVWISPFTKFIVGSAIGIEGAIVPLTVGAIPFIARMVENALLEVPNGLIEASRAMGATPLQIIRKVLLPESLAGLINAATITLIMLVGYSAMGGAVGSGGLGQIAMQYGYYTYNPLVMNTVLVLLIVLVFIIQFTGEYLMKKVSHK is encoded by the coding sequence ATGTCTGAGGGAATGATTTCACTGCTTATTTCAGGAACGATTGATACCATTATCATGACTTTCGTTTCTGCAATTTTAGGTTTTATTTTAGGTATCCCGACAGGCGTCCTGCTTTACGTCACTCGTCGTGGGCAAGTTATGGAAAACACCGTTCTGTATAGCGTTATTTCTGCTGTCGTGAACGTATTCCGCTCAATACCATTTATTATTTTATTAGTCTGGATCAGCCCTTTTACCAAATTCATCGTGGGCTCTGCGATTGGTATCGAAGGTGCGATTGTTCCATTGACTGTTGGTGCAATTCCGTTTATTGCTCGCATGGTTGAAAACGCATTATTAGAAGTTCCGAATGGTTTAATTGAAGCATCTCGCGCTATGGGTGCAACACCGTTACAGATTATCCGCAAAGTATTACTGCCAGAATCTTTAGCGGGGTTAATTAACGCAGCAACCATTACATTAATTATGTTAGTCGGTTATTCCGCAATGGGTGGTGCAGTTGGTTCCGGTGGATTAGGACAAATTGCAATGCAATATGGGTACTATACTTATAATCCATTAGTTATGAATACCGTTCTGGTTCTATTGATTGTCTTAGTAT